The following proteins come from a genomic window of Heyndrickxia acidicola:
- a CDS encoding sugar phosphate isomerase/epimerase family protein: MKLGVFTVLFADKSFTEMLDYVKASGLTAVEIGTGGYPGGAHCPLDELLESKDKRDAYLHEVESRGLTISAFSCHGNPISPDEAFAKECRETFKKTVLLAELLGVPVVNCFSGTAGDHEGAKYPNWPVAPWPNEYGDVFKWQWEEKLIPYWKEAGQFAQDHRVKVGLELHGGFLVHTPYTLLKLREATCEAIGANLDPSHLWWQGIDPVGAIKILGKAGAIHHFHAKDTYIDQENVNMYGLLDMQSYNNVQTRAWTFRSVGCGHSLQEWSDMMSALRTYGYDYVVSIEHEDPLMSIEEGFQRAAKNLQSVLINDVPGDMWWV, translated from the coding sequence ATGAAATTAGGTGTATTCACGGTACTATTCGCAGATAAATCCTTTACTGAAATGCTGGACTATGTAAAAGCTTCCGGGTTAACAGCTGTTGAAATCGGAACTGGCGGCTACCCTGGCGGTGCCCATTGCCCTCTGGATGAGCTTTTGGAAAGCAAGGATAAGCGTGATGCTTATCTGCACGAAGTAGAGAGCAGAGGATTAACGATCAGTGCGTTCAGCTGCCACGGTAATCCGATTTCACCGGATGAGGCTTTTGCGAAGGAGTGCCGAGAAACGTTTAAAAAGACAGTGCTTCTGGCAGAGTTGCTTGGAGTGCCGGTTGTGAATTGCTTCTCTGGTACAGCGGGTGACCATGAAGGAGCTAAGTATCCAAACTGGCCAGTTGCGCCATGGCCAAATGAGTACGGCGATGTATTCAAGTGGCAGTGGGAGGAAAAGTTGATTCCTTATTGGAAGGAAGCGGGCCAATTTGCGCAGGATCATCGTGTGAAAGTTGGGCTTGAGCTGCATGGAGGCTTTTTAGTACATACACCGTATACTCTGCTGAAGCTTCGGGAAGCGACGTGTGAGGCGATCGGAGCCAATTTGGATCCGAGCCATTTGTGGTGGCAGGGAATTGATCCTGTTGGAGCAATCAAAATCCTCGGCAAAGCGGGTGCTATCCACCATTTCCATGCCAAGGATACGTACATTGACCAAGAAAATGTGAACATGTACGGATTACTGGATATGCAATCTTATAATAACGTACAAACGCGTGCCTGGACGTTCCGTTCCGTTGGCTGCGGGCACAGCCTGCAGGAGTGGTCAGATATGATGAGTGCGCTCCGTACGTATGGCTATGATTACGTTGTGAGCATCGAGCACGAGGATCCGTTAATGTCAATTGAGGAAGGATTCCAGCGTGCTGCGAAAAATCTACAATCTGTCTTAATCAACGATGTCCCTGGAGATATGTGGTGGGTGTAA
- a CDS encoding Gfo/Idh/MocA family protein, producing MEKLRLGFIGVGGIAVGRHLPAFSKLSNEVELTAVSDVNQERAKEAANQFGIAKVYGDYHDLLPAVDAVVICTPNKFHAEIAIDALNAGKHVFCEKPMAMSVEECSQMIEASKRASKVLNIGFHYRYMKESQAAKTMIDAGEIGQPLVVRVQALRRRKVPGWGVFTNKALQGGGSLIDYGCHLIDLATWLIGSPKPVEVNGTTYNTLSKQAGQVNQWGVFNHETFEVDDHVTGYVKFDNGVSMLLEVSWSANIEGDREIVSISGDKGGLNVFPFSLNYAKHGLLFNSEATWIPGEEDPGDIQAKHFVDVCLNRANQIVKPEEAMTVSQIIEQIYESNTLKKIDNYQDGEE from the coding sequence ATGGAGAAATTGAGATTAGGCTTTATTGGGGTGGGAGGAATCGCAGTGGGACGCCACCTCCCTGCTTTTTCGAAACTTTCAAATGAGGTAGAACTCACTGCCGTCTCGGATGTGAATCAGGAAAGAGCGAAAGAAGCAGCCAATCAATTTGGCATTGCAAAGGTATATGGGGATTATCATGACCTGCTGCCTGCTGTTGATGCAGTGGTCATCTGTACGCCGAACAAGTTTCATGCTGAAATTGCCATAGACGCTTTAAATGCCGGAAAGCATGTATTTTGTGAAAAACCGATGGCCATGTCCGTGGAAGAATGCAGCCAAATGATCGAGGCTTCAAAGAGAGCGAGCAAGGTACTGAATATTGGTTTCCATTATCGCTATATGAAGGAATCGCAGGCTGCAAAAACGATGATTGACGCTGGAGAAATCGGGCAGCCGCTTGTTGTTCGGGTTCAGGCGCTCCGCCGAAGAAAGGTTCCAGGCTGGGGAGTATTCACCAACAAGGCTTTGCAGGGCGGCGGGAGTTTGATTGATTATGGCTGCCATTTAATTGACCTGGCAACTTGGCTGATTGGAAGTCCAAAGCCTGTAGAGGTGAATGGCACCACGTATAATACATTGAGCAAGCAGGCAGGTCAGGTAAACCAATGGGGCGTTTTCAATCATGAAACCTTTGAGGTGGATGATCATGTCACGGGGTATGTGAAATTTGATAATGGCGTGTCGATGCTACTAGAGGTATCCTGGTCTGCTAACATTGAAGGAGACAGGGAGATTGTCAGTATTTCCGGAGATAAAGGCGGTCTGAACGTCTTCCCATTTTCCCTGAATTATGCAAAGCACGGGCTGCTGTTTAACAGCGAGGCAACCTGGATTCCGGGAGAGGAAGACCCTGGAGATATTCAGGCAAAGCATTTTGTTGATGTGTGCTTGAACCGTGCAAATCAAATTGTGAAGCCTGAAGAGGCCATGACGGTATCCCAAATCATTGAGCAAATTTATGAAAGCAATACATTGAAAAAAATAGATAATTATCAGGACGGGGAGGAGTAA
- a CDS encoding Gfo/Idh/MocA family protein, with product MGKVKVGVIGCGSIAIHRHIKEYAANPDVEIVAFCDVILERAEEKAKKYGGKAYQSYEELLTNEEIEAVSVCTPNYLHAPITIAALNAGKHVLCEKPMATSEEEARKMIEAAKASGKKLMIGHNQRFVESHEKARELVQSGKLGKIYSFRTAFGHGGPEGWSVDGRDSWFFQKEKAFIGAMGDLGVHKADLIRYILGEEVAEVGAFVETLAKESDVDDNAVCILKMESGIIGTLAASWSYSAKEDNSTVIYAEKATVRLEDDPEYSLIIQYTNSEAEKFALGQIQSNEDGGQNQSYVIEKFINSIKEDTEPAISGYEGSQSLNVILAALESGKTGKIVKVQK from the coding sequence ATGGGAAAAGTAAAGGTTGGAGTAATAGGCTGCGGAAGTATTGCCATTCATCGTCATATTAAGGAATATGCAGCCAATCCGGATGTAGAAATTGTCGCGTTTTGTGATGTCATTCTGGAGCGAGCTGAGGAAAAGGCAAAAAAATATGGAGGCAAGGCCTACCAAAGCTATGAAGAACTGTTAACGAATGAGGAAATTGAAGCGGTCAGCGTGTGTACGCCGAACTACCTGCATGCACCGATTACGATTGCGGCGTTAAATGCCGGAAAGCATGTGCTGTGCGAGAAGCCAATGGCAACGTCCGAAGAGGAAGCCAGAAAAATGATCGAGGCAGCGAAGGCGAGTGGCAAAAAGCTGATGATCGGCCACAATCAGCGCTTTGTCGAGTCACATGAAAAAGCACGTGAACTCGTCCAATCAGGAAAGCTTGGCAAGATTTACAGCTTCCGTACAGCCTTTGGCCATGGCGGACCGGAAGGCTGGAGTGTGGATGGACGCGACAGCTGGTTTTTTCAAAAAGAAAAAGCCTTCATCGGTGCGATGGGTGACCTTGGTGTCCATAAAGCAGACCTGATCCGTTATATTCTTGGAGAAGAAGTCGCGGAAGTAGGTGCTTTTGTTGAAACGCTTGCCAAGGAATCAGATGTGGATGACAACGCGGTGTGTATTTTGAAGATGGAAAGCGGCATCATTGGGACATTGGCTGCCAGCTGGTCCTACTCAGCAAAAGAGGATAACTCAACCGTCATTTATGCTGAGAAGGCAACGGTCCGTTTGGAGGATGATCCGGAATACTCCCTTATTATTCAATATACAAACAGCGAAGCCGAAAAGTTTGCACTGGGACAAATTCAATCCAATGAAGATGGTGGCCAAAATCAGTCTTATGTTATTGAAAAGTTCATAAACAGCATTAAAGAGGATACGGAACCAGCAATTAGCGGATATGAGGGAAGCCAATCCTTAAACGTCATTTTAGCAGCTTTGGAATCCGGCAAAACCGGTAAAATCGTAAAGGTTCAAAAATAA
- a CDS encoding ThuA domain-containing protein encodes MINVTVWNENRHEQINEAVRKVYPEGIHGTIQSFLADDFQVRTATLDEPEYGLSDEVLNSTDVLIWWGHVAHDEVSDEVVQKVKERVLNGMGLIVLHSGHFSKIFKTLMGTSCDLKWREAGEKERIWVIDPSHPIASGLGEYFELEHEEMYGEHFDIPVPDELVFTSWFEGGEVFRSGVTYRRGNGKIFYFRPGHETFPTYYNKDVQKVIANAVKWAAPVERERPVYGNAKPLEHLTIS; translated from the coding sequence ATGATCAACGTAACAGTATGGAATGAGAACCGCCATGAGCAAATAAATGAAGCAGTAAGAAAGGTTTATCCTGAAGGAATTCACGGCACCATTCAATCGTTTTTAGCCGATGATTTTCAGGTAAGGACAGCAACGCTTGATGAGCCGGAATATGGACTGAGCGATGAAGTGTTGAACTCAACAGATGTACTAATCTGGTGGGGCCATGTCGCACACGATGAGGTCTCCGATGAGGTGGTGCAAAAGGTTAAGGAACGAGTATTGAATGGCATGGGATTGATCGTCCTCCATTCCGGACATTTTTCAAAAATCTTTAAAACGCTTATGGGGACTTCCTGTGATCTAAAATGGCGTGAAGCCGGCGAGAAGGAGCGCATCTGGGTGATCGATCCAAGCCATCCAATTGCAAGCGGTCTCGGAGAGTATTTTGAATTGGAGCATGAAGAAATGTATGGGGAGCATTTTGATATTCCTGTACCGGATGAGCTCGTGTTCACAAGCTGGTTTGAAGGAGGAGAGGTTTTCCGAAGCGGTGTGACCTATCGACGAGGAAATGGAAAAATCTTTTATTTCCGTCCGGGACACGAAACGTTCCCTACCTACTACAACAAGGATGTGCAAAAGGTGATTGCCAATGCAGTGAAATGGGCTGCGCCTGTGGAACGTGAGCGTCCTGTCTATGGAAATGCAAAACCTCTTGAGCACCTTACTATTTCTTAA
- a CDS encoding GNAT family N-acetyltransferase, with product MLNHQLDEIRRLQLECEQYDGIQLKLNWEMLKTRNSKETNDFFHYEKGELTGYLALYGFGSKIEICGMVKPDNRRKGIFSNLFQEALKEITDRRCKEVLLNAPAASPSAKGFLQTTASSFSITEYQMKWNGTEPMELDHSVSLIPADPSDKDLEIELDVQGFGLAREDAEDHYQRVTRDEANQFYIILSNTHKVGKMRVSHDDGEAWIYGFAILPEFQAKGIGRNALKWIIKQEHSKGYPIFLEVEAQNSNALKLYESCGFRSFHAQDYYQLDIQAALSHEKRMRLAHRRTDSVVFD from the coding sequence ATGCTAAATCATCAATTAGACGAGATTCGGAGGCTTCAGCTGGAATGCGAACAATACGATGGTATCCAGCTAAAATTAAATTGGGAGATGCTAAAAACCAGAAACAGCAAGGAGACAAACGACTTTTTCCATTATGAAAAGGGTGAGCTGACCGGATACTTAGCCTTATATGGCTTTGGCAGCAAAATAGAAATATGCGGCATGGTAAAGCCTGACAACAGGAGGAAAGGGATTTTTTCTAATCTTTTTCAGGAAGCGCTAAAAGAAATCACGGACAGAAGGTGCAAGGAAGTTCTATTAAATGCGCCCGCCGCCTCTCCATCTGCAAAAGGCTTTCTACAAACAACGGCAAGCAGCTTTTCGATTACTGAGTATCAAATGAAGTGGAACGGAACAGAGCCCATGGAGCTGGACCACTCTGTCTCTCTTATTCCGGCTGATCCTTCTGATAAAGACCTGGAGATAGAGCTGGATGTACAAGGGTTTGGCCTTGCACGCGAAGATGCAGAGGATCATTACCAGCGCGTTACGCGGGATGAAGCGAATCAGTTCTATATTATTTTATCCAACACCCATAAAGTGGGGAAAATGAGGGTTTCGCACGATGACGGCGAGGCATGGATCTATGGATTTGCCATTCTTCCTGAATTCCAGGCGAAGGGCATTGGCAGAAATGCCTTGAAATGGATCATAAAACAGGAACACAGCAAGGGCTACCCAATTTTCTTGGAGGTAGAAGCCCAAAATTCCAACGCTCTAAAGCTGTATGAGTCCTGTGGGTTCAGAAGCTTTCATGCGCAGGATTACTACCAATTGGATATTCAGGCTGCACTGTCACACGAAAAGCGGATGCGCCTTGCTCATCGGCGTACGGATTCCGTAGTCTTTGACTGA
- a CDS encoding PLP-dependent aminotransferase family protein — protein MDFTPHLNPAAKEPLYVQLYHFFKEEIRSGRISAGEKLPSKRKLALHLNISLNTVNAAYEQLIMEGYLHTRPKSGVYASLRQQDLHTEHLHPLTAEPPPVSETEDIRFDFSHGKIDLGSFPYSIWRRLTQELIYDDQAELLHSGDVQGESLLREQIAKYIYQSRGVQALSEQIVIGAGTQYLLWLLSMILGKGQVMGFENPGYHRAKITFEHSGLLTVPIELDEHGIDVLQLEKSPANHVYVTPSHQFPYGMIMPISRRLELLQWAQRNNGYIIEDDYDGEFRYKGKPIPSLQGLDTLHRVIYLGTFSKSLIPSIRLNFMVLPPELLEIYQKEFTIYKQTVSRLHQQTLYLFMKKGHWETHLNRMRTLYRKKQQKLLTSVQFFMGQNVKIIGEQSGLHILLRVNTAMPEEVLVLKAMEAGVKVYPSSVYKEGLKTDCPEILLGFGGLTEQEIKKGIEMLASAWFGVS, from the coding sequence ATGGACTTCACGCCTCATTTAAATCCTGCTGCAAAAGAACCCTTGTATGTCCAGCTTTACCACTTTTTCAAAGAAGAAATTCGAAGCGGGAGAATTTCCGCTGGTGAAAAGCTTCCTTCGAAACGAAAGCTTGCTCTTCACCTAAATATAAGTCTGAATACGGTGAACGCTGCCTATGAACAGCTCATCATGGAAGGATATTTACACACAAGGCCGAAAAGCGGTGTGTATGCAAGTCTCCGCCAGCAGGACCTTCATACGGAACACCTGCATCCTCTCACTGCTGAACCACCGCCTGTCTCGGAAACAGAAGACATTCGTTTTGATTTCAGCCATGGGAAAATTGATCTCGGCTCCTTTCCGTATTCCATTTGGAGGCGGCTGACCCAGGAGCTTATATATGATGACCAAGCTGAACTATTACATTCGGGTGACGTCCAGGGTGAATCTTTACTTCGAGAGCAAATTGCAAAGTACATCTACCAGTCACGGGGTGTTCAGGCACTTTCCGAGCAAATCGTCATCGGGGCAGGCACACAGTATCTTCTATGGCTGTTAAGCATGATTTTAGGAAAGGGGCAGGTGATGGGTTTTGAAAATCCCGGCTACCATCGTGCTAAAATCACCTTTGAGCACAGCGGACTTTTAACCGTTCCCATTGAGCTTGATGAGCATGGTATCGATGTCCTTCAACTGGAGAAAAGCCCTGCCAATCATGTGTATGTGACACCCTCACACCAATTTCCATATGGTATGATTATGCCCATCTCAAGGCGGCTGGAGCTTCTGCAATGGGCGCAGCGGAATAACGGTTATATCATTGAGGATGATTACGATGGAGAATTTAGGTACAAGGGCAAACCGATCCCTTCCTTGCAGGGTTTGGATACGCTCCATCGCGTCATTTATTTGGGCACCTTCTCAAAGTCCTTAATCCCATCCATCCGTTTAAACTTTATGGTGCTGCCGCCTGAGCTTCTAGAAATCTATCAAAAAGAATTCACCATTTATAAGCAAACGGTATCCAGGCTTCACCAGCAAACCCTCTATCTTTTTATGAAAAAAGGACATTGGGAAACACATTTAAACAGAATGCGTACACTTTATCGAAAAAAACAGCAAAAACTTTTAACATCAGTCCAGTTTTTTATGGGCCAAAATGTCAAAATTATCGGCGAGCAATCCGGGCTCCATATTTTACTGCGCGTAAATACAGCAATGCCCGAAGAGGTACTTGTTCTGAAAGCAATGGAAGCCGGTGTCAAGGTCTATCCTTCTTCCGTTTATAAGGAGGGGCTCAAAACAGATTGTCCGGAAATTTTGCTCGGATTTGGGGGATTAACAGAGCAAGAAATCAAAAAAGGAATTGAAATGCTTGCCTCTGCATGGTTTGGAGTGTCATAA
- a CDS encoding spore germination protein, which translates to MPAFIGAVQILNVSGTAGVTFGDAAFISPKTSSKTSNGAGGGNGGAFVNSNNAISTNNVVDTSVAEQPIVGNN; encoded by the coding sequence ATGCCCGCTTTTATTGGAGCCGTACAAATCTTAAATGTCAGTGGGACAGCTGGTGTAACATTCGGTGATGCAGCCTTCATTTCTCCAAAAACCTCCTCAAAAACCTCAAATGGTGCAGGCGGAGGAAATGGAGGAGCTTTCGTTAACTCAAATAATGCCATAAGCACTAATAATGTAGTGGACACAAGTGTTGCAGAACAGCCTATCGTCGGCAATAACTAA
- a CDS encoding FAD-dependent monooxygenase, with protein sequence MNKVIIAGAGPTGLMLANQLASCGIRVRIIEKKTERSVHSKALAVHARTLETLDILGIAERFVKNGIRVDQMNIFPNGHEKISVHLNTLKDKTPFPFVLVLPQGETERILEEALNEQTIFVERETEILACQEENDGVLVKLKNRQGTDTVKASYLIGCDGAHSTVRKTLNLDFAGGGENVHAMIADLPRELHPAADGSLYISSDGVCLLLPVDHSIMRVIAIDKHRQNFDQKPITLQDVQSALDRISTRTIPLKNPVWLTHFSLSHRQVQSYVHSHIILAGDAAHIHNPIGGQGMNTGIQDAANLGWKLAAVLNGDASPSLLDTYQDERRPIARSIIKQTNFLIHALMIQKPLIIKLREAVMKRILPHRFIQKKGAEKISEIHLHYRDSSVCKSLYNKELPRKALQAGDRMPDAKLKGMNGDVHIYEVLAPSHFTVLISVPADRLDYARKLAAGLPSLAAVFFISEDGSPFQTDQLVDSLKQFQKGTGALSESVIGIRPDGYIAFHHHTLDAGKIESLLSVWLG encoded by the coding sequence ATGAATAAAGTAATTATTGCTGGAGCAGGTCCAACAGGGCTTATGCTCGCTAATCAGCTGGCTTCTTGCGGAATCCGTGTGCGTATTATCGAGAAAAAAACCGAAAGGTCTGTCCATTCCAAAGCTCTTGCCGTCCACGCCCGTACCCTGGAAACACTTGATATCCTCGGTATCGCTGAACGGTTTGTGAAAAACGGGATAAGAGTGGATCAAATGAATATCTTTCCGAATGGGCACGAAAAAATTTCTGTTCATCTTAATACATTAAAAGACAAAACACCATTTCCCTTTGTACTGGTCCTGCCGCAGGGGGAAACAGAAAGAATTCTTGAAGAAGCACTGAATGAACAAACTATTTTTGTAGAAAGAGAGACAGAAATTCTTGCCTGCCAGGAAGAAAACGATGGCGTTCTAGTAAAGCTGAAAAACAGGCAGGGAACGGATACTGTGAAGGCAAGCTATCTGATTGGCTGCGATGGCGCACACAGCACAGTACGAAAAACGCTCAATCTGGATTTTGCCGGAGGCGGTGAGAATGTTCATGCCATGATCGCAGACCTTCCTAGAGAGCTCCATCCTGCAGCAGACGGAAGCCTTTATATCTCAAGCGATGGTGTCTGTTTGCTTCTGCCTGTCGACCACTCTATTATGCGGGTAATTGCGATTGATAAACATCGCCAAAATTTTGATCAAAAACCGATTACACTTCAGGATGTCCAGTCGGCACTCGACCGAATTTCTACACGAACAATTCCCCTTAAAAACCCTGTCTGGCTCACGCATTTTTCCCTGTCACACCGTCAGGTACAGAGCTATGTGCATAGCCATATTATCCTGGCGGGAGATGCAGCCCATATTCATAATCCCATAGGCGGACAAGGAATGAATACGGGTATTCAGGATGCAGCGAACCTGGGCTGGAAGCTGGCCGCCGTCTTAAACGGCGACGCCTCTCCTTCCCTTTTGGATACCTACCAGGATGAACGCCGTCCCATAGCCAGATCCATCATTAAACAAACCAATTTTTTGATCCATGCCTTGATGATCCAAAAGCCTCTGATCATCAAGCTGAGGGAAGCTGTTATGAAAAGGATCCTTCCCCATCGTTTCATTCAGAAAAAAGGAGCAGAAAAAATTAGTGAGATCCATCTCCATTACCGCGATTCATCTGTTTGTAAAAGCCTATACAACAAGGAGCTCCCCCGCAAAGCTCTTCAGGCCGGCGACCGGATGCCAGACGCCAAGCTAAAAGGAATGAATGGCGATGTCCATATATATGAAGTGCTCGCTCCCAGCCATTTTACCGTGCTGATATCCGTTCCAGCAGACAGACTCGATTACGCTCGTAAACTGGCTGCAGGCCTCCCTAGCCTAGCCGCCGTCTTTTTCATTTCAGAGGACGGTTCCCCTTTTCAGACGGATCAATTAGTCGATTCCCTTAAGCAGTTTCAAAAAGGGACCGGTGCTCTCTCTGAAAGTGTGATCGGAATTCGTCCTGACGGGTATATTGCTTTCCATCACCATACGTTGGATGCTGGGAAAATAGAGAGTCTCCTTTCCGTGTGGTTGGGGTAG
- a CDS encoding EAL domain-containing protein: MKMLTGQSQTTRKKLFITALLFVIVELSGEIGHFIFSGHKIFFRVTRLIGTAGFLLSFILLLQEMKKSSKALKASDGKLKHIFETLDVAIWFHDMKSNTLLITPGIEKLYGHSLEAFYQDHDLWKKVIHPSDLHRVRNRETFFQEGKPATSIYRIIRPDGEVRWIQDRGIPTLDENGSFVEFTSVLFDITNRKESEDRYRTLVEMSPDLIAVVSHGKIVYINGEGSRLIAAAHPDDVIGRYALDFITEESLNSLTDLVNESIKENPGSRLIEVSIQRLDGEKMCIEISTMPIFYEGRKARQIVGRDITERKKSEKKIQHLAFYDSLTGLPNRNMFRKQLNSLLEKNNHQELSVMFLDLDRFKLINDTRGHTVGDLLLKKTTALLQSTVGQTGFVSRQGGDEFVILLEKAGKEQASDMANRIIQAFSQPIVLGEEEFFVTTSIGISLYPADGEDQESLIKHADTAMYLAKDLGGNRFQFYTPMLDGVAFRKIQLETALRRALAKEQLLLHYQPQLDLENGRMRGVEALLRWNDPELGIIPPCEFIPLAEETGLILPLGKWVIKEACRQHIEWLKAGIGPVKIAVNVSVRQIEEEDFIQYLKQVLTDTGVSPSYLEIEITESIMQNIDQSMVILHELKAIGVELSIDDFGKGYSSLSYLKHLPIHHLKIDKSFVEDIIAHPTQGSIVKAIIAMGHSLGFSVIAEGIEEEDQFKFLAEHGCEMGQGYYFSQPLPPEGIQAFYMKMLNV, encoded by the coding sequence ATGAAAATGCTAACGGGACAGAGCCAAACAACACGCAAGAAATTATTCATTACCGCCTTGCTCTTTGTGATTGTGGAACTTTCGGGAGAGATTGGACATTTCATTTTTTCCGGGCACAAAATTTTTTTTCGAGTCACACGATTGATCGGCACGGCAGGGTTTCTATTATCCTTCATTCTGCTTCTTCAGGAAATGAAAAAATCATCCAAAGCGTTAAAAGCGAGTGATGGTAAATTGAAGCATATCTTTGAAACCCTTGATGTTGCTATCTGGTTTCACGATATGAAGTCTAATACACTATTGATTACGCCCGGAATTGAAAAGCTATATGGACATTCTTTGGAGGCCTTTTATCAGGATCATGATTTATGGAAAAAGGTCATCCATCCTTCTGATTTGCATCGTGTCAGAAATCGGGAAACCTTTTTTCAAGAGGGAAAACCGGCTACAAGTATCTACCGCATTATACGGCCTGATGGGGAAGTGCGCTGGATTCAGGACAGAGGCATTCCGACACTTGATGAGAATGGCAGCTTTGTAGAATTTACGAGTGTTTTGTTTGATATAACGAATCGGAAGGAAAGTGAAGATCGCTACCGGACTCTTGTAGAAATGTCTCCTGATTTAATTGCTGTAGTGTCACATGGGAAAATTGTGTATATAAATGGTGAAGGGAGCCGCCTGATTGCAGCTGCCCACCCGGACGATGTCATTGGAAGGTATGCACTTGACTTTATTACAGAGGAGTCTTTGAACAGCTTGACAGATTTAGTAAATGAAAGTATTAAGGAAAATCCGGGCAGCAGGCTGATTGAAGTAAGCATACAGCGGCTGGATGGCGAAAAAATGTGTATTGAGATTTCGACGATGCCTATTTTTTATGAAGGAAGAAAAGCCCGTCAGATAGTAGGCAGGGATATTACGGAAAGAAAAAAATCTGAGAAAAAGATTCAGCATCTTGCATTTTATGATTCTTTAACCGGCTTGCCAAACCGCAATATGTTTCGTAAACAGCTGAACAGCCTTCTTGAGAAAAATAACCATCAGGAGCTCTCCGTGATGTTTTTGGATCTCGACCGCTTTAAGCTTATCAATGATACGAGAGGCCATACGGTTGGCGATTTGCTGTTAAAGAAAACAACGGCATTATTGCAATCGACGGTTGGACAAACTGGTTTTGTATCCAGGCAGGGCGGCGATGAATTTGTCATTCTGCTTGAGAAGGCTGGGAAAGAGCAGGCTTCTGACATGGCTAATCGCATCATTCAGGCTTTTTCACAGCCCATTGTGCTGGGAGAAGAAGAGTTTTTTGTAACAACCAGCATAGGAATAAGCCTGTATCCTGCGGATGGTGAAGACCAGGAGTCGCTCATTAAACATGCGGATACAGCCATGTATTTAGCAAAGGATCTTGGGGGCAACCGATTTCAGTTTTATACGCCAATGCTGGACGGGGTGGCTTTTAGAAAAATTCAGTTGGAAACGGCCTTGCGCAGAGCACTTGCAAAAGAGCAGCTATTGCTTCACTATCAGCCTCAACTAGATTTGGAAAACGGAAGGATGAGAGGGGTAGAAGCATTGCTTCGCTGGAATGACCCGGAGCTTGGAATCATTCCACCCTGTGAATTTATCCCACTCGCTGAGGAAACGGGATTGATTCTTCCATTAGGGAAATGGGTCATAAAGGAGGCCTGCCGTCAGCACATAGAATGGCTAAAGGCAGGAATAGGTCCCGTTAAAATAGCTGTAAATGTATCCGTCCGCCAAATAGAAGAGGAAGATTTTATCCAGTATCTCAAGCAGGTCCTGACTGATACAGGCGTAAGCCCTAGCTATTTAGAGATTGAAATCACGGAGAGTATTATGCAAAATATCGACCAATCAATGGTTATTTTACATGAACTGAAGGCCATTGGGGTTGAGCTTTCCATAGATGATTTTGGCAAGGGCTATTCCTCCTTAAGCTATCTCAAACATTTGCCCATTCATCATCTCAAAATTGATAAGTCTTTTGTGGAGGATATTATCGCCCATCCTACTCAGGGTTCAATTGTAAAAGCGATTATTGCCATGGGGCACAGCCTTGGTTTTTCTGTAATAGCAGAGGGAATTGAAGAGGAAGATCAGTTTAAATTTTTGGCTGAGCACGGCTGTGAAATGGGGCAGGGCTATTATTTCAGCCAGCCTCTTCCGCCTGAGGGCATTCAGGCATTCTACATGAAGATGCTTAATGTATAG
- a CDS encoding GNAT family N-acetyltransferase gives MNQSQTQSEVIRILETEEEWREAFAVMGQLRTHLDEEQYVALVRECREKEQYQLAALEVDHSIKAVVGFQPMVTLYNGRFVWVCDLITDESQRSKGYGKALLSYVHEWAKGIGVNRVSLSSGLQRKDAHRFYKDKMDYEQVSYVFTKEIF, from the coding sequence ATGAATCAATCACAAACACAATCAGAAGTCATTCGTATTTTAGAAACAGAAGAGGAGTGGCGCGAGGCGTTTGCCGTTATGGGTCAGCTGCGCACACATTTGGATGAGGAGCAGTACGTAGCCTTAGTCCGGGAGTGCAGAGAAAAGGAGCAATATCAGCTGGCGGCTCTAGAGGTGGATCATTCAATTAAGGCAGTAGTCGGGTTTCAGCCAATGGTTACACTGTATAATGGACGTTTTGTATGGGTTTGCGATCTTATCACTGACGAATCGCAACGTTCAAAGGGTTATGGAAAAGCACTCCTTTCTTATGTTCACGAGTGGGCGAAGGGAATTGGTGTAAACAGGGTTTCCTTATCCAGCGGGCTGCAAAGAAAAGATGCCCATCGTTTTTATAAAGATAAAATGGACTATGAGCAGGTCAGTTATGTTTTTACAAAAGAGATTTTTTAA